One stretch of Bactrocera tryoni isolate S06 unplaced genomic scaffold, CSIRO_BtryS06_freeze2 scaffold_7, whole genome shotgun sequence DNA includes these proteins:
- the LOC120781400 gene encoding DNA topoisomerase 3-alpha isoform X3 — MLRFTKCWAYTNIYRKYSQQINVNMKYLNVAEKNDAAKTIAGLLSNGTSTRREGYSVYNKIYDFETEVSGRKSKMVMTSVSGHLLQLEFVGIYRRWKEVDPQMLFTAPVQKTCQENFQPILRTLEREVRGCNGLIIWTDCDREGENIGYEIIGVCRKVKPCIKVYRAVFSEITKASVRRALNELKEPNKRLSDAVDVRTELDLRTGAAITRFQTMRLQRLFPEKIADKLISYGSCQIPTLGFVAERYKEIEAFVSEPFWKLRVLHTIGDLTVDFLWARNRLFDKVACEDYLLLCLADPKAKVIDVITKIKHKWRPTPLDTVEMEKLSSRKLKISAKETMTIAEKLYSKGIISYPRTETNQFSKDIDLRSLIEQFTAHPDWGTFAQRVNEWGPNPRNGNKSDQAHPPIHPTKLVTDLHGNDARIYELICRHFLACVSKDAVGSETVVNISVAGEMFTATGLCIHERNYLDIYIYEKWNAKQIHKYERGQLFEPTEISMQEGATTAPPLLTEADLIALMEKHGIGTDATHAEHINTIKERGYIGVVDKGCLVPGVIGMGLYEGYDAMNLTLAKPMLRAEFESDLKDVCTGKKDPKVVLDEQIQKYLEAYTQITEKVTSMDNKIALRINENPTTNDNRKDNNVKNQYITNNSITELFQCPKCSMAPLTLRQKKSNKGHFIGCMNFPDCKNAIWLPEECVEPKILPESCQHCGPNVKLIKFKFNSLYYKNIFNAPTGWYTSCLRCDQHLRDLFNINLEQVKSTGGIVGIIDDAITPAGVLPLVSPRNLNINRASESSVNILKKRNMSKPKVVSGTKKDSKNKNTNIQSTHKNIRTFFTSALNNEHSKRLERLDNAAVSDAVLDEFFGSDDDFDEIISKVDIQNENRANMQAARIDSLFTEKEDYVFTENYATATRYGNNIDLNFDNNIPDLQDFPWGTGEYKRSTMNKCSGCNQKAKESIELKISD; from the exons ATGCTAAGGTTTACTAAATGTTGGGCGTATACTAACATTTACCGTAAGTATAGTCAACAAATAAATGTTAATATGAAGTACTTAAATGTAGCCGAGAAAAACGATGCAGCAAAAACAATCGCCGGCCTTTTGTCGAATGGAACCTCCACTAGA CGGGAAGGGTATTCtgtttataacaaaatatatgatTTCGAAACGGAAGTAAGTGGGCGAAAAAGTAAAATGGTAATGACCTCGGTTTCTGGCCATCTATTGCAATTAGAATTTGTTGGAATATATCGTCGATGGAAGGAAGTAGATCCCCAAATGTTATTTACAGCACCAGTACAAAAAACATGCCAAGAAAATTTCCAACCAATTCTAAGGACATTAGAAAGAGAAGTCCGGGGCTGTAATGGACTCATAATTTGGACAGATTGTGATAGGGAAGGAGAAAATATAGGATATGAAATAATAGGCGTTTGTCGCAAGGTGAAACCATGCATCAAAGTATATAGAGCAGTTTTCTCAGAGATTACCAAAGCTTCCGTTCGCCGTGCTCTTAACGAATTAAAAGAACCTAATAAGAGATTAAGCGACGCTGTGGATGTAAGAACGGAACTTGACCTTAGAACAGGGGCAGCAATAACAAGATTTCAGACTATGAGATTACAACGTTTATTCCCAGAAAAAATTGCTGATAAGCTAATCTCTTATGGAAGTTGTCAGATACCTACGTTAGGTTTTGTCGCGGAGAGATATAAGGAAATAGAAGCCTTCGTTTCAGAACCATTTTGGAAATTAAGAG ttttacatACGATCGGGGACCTCACAGTAGACTTCCTTTGGGCGCGAAATAGATTGTTTGATAAAGTTGCTTGCGAAGATTACCTCTTACTTTGTTTAGCTGATCCGAAAGCGAAAGTTATAGATgtaataactaaaattaaacataaatggCGACCGACTCCATTAGATACTGTAGAGATGGAAAAACTGAGTTCGcgtaaacttaaaatttcagcTAAAGAAACAATGACTATAGCAGAAAAATTGTATTCCAAGGGTATAATCAGTTATCCACGCACTGAAACTAATCAATTTTCGAAGGATATAGATTTAcg TTCTTTGATAGAACAATTTACTGCACACCCAGACTGGGGAACTTTTGCACAACGTGTAAACGAATGGGGGCCTAATCCACGAAATGGTAACAAGAGTGATCAGGCTCATCCACCGATTCATCCTACAAAGCTGGTAACAG ATCTGCACGGTAATGATGCACGAATATATGAGTTAATATGTCGACATTTTCTGGCTTGTGTTAGTAAAGATGCAGTTGGTTCGGAAACTGTCGTTAATATCAGTGTAGCCGGTGAAATGTTTACTGCGACTGGTCTCTGCATTCACGAACGAAACTATTTAGacatatatatttacgaaaaatggaatgcaaaacaaatacacaaatatgAACGAG GACAATTATTTGAACCCACTGAAATATCAATGCAAGAAGGAGCCACTACTGCTCCTCCACTATTAACGGAGGCTGATTTAATTGCTTTAATGGAAAAACATGGCATTGGAACCGATGCCACTCATGCTGAACATATAAATACAATCAAAGAAAGAG gATACATTGGTGTGGTAGACAAAGGTTGTCTTGTTCCCGGCGTAATAGGAATGGGTTTATATGAAGGATATGATGCCATGAATTTAACATTAGCTAAACCCATGTTAAGAGCAGAGTTTGAGTCAGACTTAAAAGATGTTTGCACAGGAAAAAAGGATCCTAAGGTGGTCTTAGAtgaacaaattcaaaaatatctcGAAGCATACACACAAATAACAGAAAAAGTTACTTCTATGGACAATAAAATTGCTTTGCG aataaatgaaaatcCTACAACAAATGACAATCGGAAGGATAACAACGTGAAAAATCAATATATTACGAATAATTCCATAACAGAATTGTTTCAATGTCCGAAATGTTCCATGGCTCCGTTGACTTTGCGGCAGAAGAAAAGTAATAAGGGACATTTCATTGGCTGTATGAACTTTCCTGATTGTAAGAATGCTATTTGGTTGCCAGAAGAATGTGTAGAACCAAAAATTTTGCCAGAAAGTTGTCAGCATTGTGGACCAAATGTAAAActgattaaatttaaatttaattctttatactataaaaatatatttaatgcacCTACTGGTTGGTATACTTCATGTTTGCGTTGTGACCAACATCTCCGtgatttgtttaatattaatcTAGAACAAGTAAAGAGTACTGGTGGCATTGTTGGAATTATTGATGATGCTATAACACCTGCGGGTGTACTACCACTGGTCTCTCCTAGAAATCTAAATATCAATAGAGCATCAGAAAGTTCAGTAAATATTCTGAAGAAGAGAAATATGAGTAAACCAAAAGTAGTATCTGGAACTAAAAAAGactctaaaaataaaaacacgaaCATACAAAGTACACATAAAAACATTCGTACGTTTTTTACATCCG CATTAAATAATGAACACTCAAAAAGACTTGAACGACTTGATAATGCAGCTGTTAGTGATGCGGTTTTGGATGAGTTTTTTGGCAGTGATGATGATTTCGATGAAATTATATCTAAAGTTGATATTCAAAACGAAAATAGAGCTAATATGCAGGCTGCGCGCATTGATAGCTTGTTTACCGAAAAAGAAGATTATGTTTTCACAGAAAACTATGCGACTGCAACACGTTATGGAAATAAcattgatttaaattttgacaACAATATCCCTGATTTACAAGATTTTCCATGGGGAACGGGCGAATATAAACGAAGCACAATGAACAAATGCTCAGGATGTAATCAAAAAGCCAAAGA ATCAATAGAACTGAAGATATCAGATTGA
- the LOC120781400 gene encoding DNA topoisomerase 3-alpha isoform X2, producing MLRFTKCWAYTNIYRKYSQQINVNMKYLNVAEKNDAAKTIAGLLSNGTSTRREGYSVYNKIYDFETEVSGRKSKMVMTSVSGHLLQLEFVGIYRRWKEVDPQMLFTAPVQKTCQENFQPILRTLEREVRGCNGLIIWTDCDREGENIGYEIIGVCRKVKPCIKVYRAVFSEITKASVRRALNELKEPNKRLSDAVDVRTELDLRTGAAITRFQTMRLQRLFPEKIADKLISYGSCQIPTLGFVAERYKEIEAFVSEPFWKLRVLHTIGDLTVDFLWARNRLFDKVACEDYLLLCLADPKAKVIDVITKIKHKWRPTPLDTVEMEKLSSRKLKISAKETMTIAEKLYSKGIISYPRTETNQFSKDIDLRSLIEQFTAHPDWGTFAQRVNEWGPNPRNGNKSDQAHPPIHPTKLVTDLHGNDARIYELICRHFLACVSKDAVGSETVVNISVAGEMFTATGLCIHERNYLDIYIYEKWNAKQIHKYERGQLFEPTEISMQEGATTAPPLLTEADLIALMEKHGIGTDATHAEHINTIKERGYIGVVDKGCLVPGVIGMGLYEGYDAMNLTLAKPMLRAEFESDLKDVCTGKKDPKVVLDEQIQKYLEAYTQITEKVTSMDNKIALRINENPTTNDNRKDNNVKNQYITNNSITELFQCPKCSMAPLTLRQKKSNKGHFIGCMNFPDCKNAIWLPEECVEPKILPESCQHCGPNVKLIKFKFNSLYYKNIFNAPTGWYTSCLRCDQHLRDLFNINLEQVKSTGGIVGIIDDAITPAGVLPLVSPRNLNINRASESSVNILKKRNMSKPKVVSGTKKDSKNKNTNIQSTHKNIRTFFTSALNNEHSKRLERLDNAAVSDAVLDEFFGSDDDFDEIISKVDIQNENRANMQAARIDSLFTEKEDYVFTENYATATRYGNNIDLNFDNNIPDLQDFPWGTGEYKRSTMNKCSGCNQKAKECTVKKEGPNKGKLFYVCAKANPCNFFQWDDDVDVARHTCLHIDSLPKCPLQIESIKCSCGIAVSSWRAP from the exons ATGCTAAGGTTTACTAAATGTTGGGCGTATACTAACATTTACCGTAAGTATAGTCAACAAATAAATGTTAATATGAAGTACTTAAATGTAGCCGAGAAAAACGATGCAGCAAAAACAATCGCCGGCCTTTTGTCGAATGGAACCTCCACTAGA CGGGAAGGGTATTCtgtttataacaaaatatatgatTTCGAAACGGAAGTAAGTGGGCGAAAAAGTAAAATGGTAATGACCTCGGTTTCTGGCCATCTATTGCAATTAGAATTTGTTGGAATATATCGTCGATGGAAGGAAGTAGATCCCCAAATGTTATTTACAGCACCAGTACAAAAAACATGCCAAGAAAATTTCCAACCAATTCTAAGGACATTAGAAAGAGAAGTCCGGGGCTGTAATGGACTCATAATTTGGACAGATTGTGATAGGGAAGGAGAAAATATAGGATATGAAATAATAGGCGTTTGTCGCAAGGTGAAACCATGCATCAAAGTATATAGAGCAGTTTTCTCAGAGATTACCAAAGCTTCCGTTCGCCGTGCTCTTAACGAATTAAAAGAACCTAATAAGAGATTAAGCGACGCTGTGGATGTAAGAACGGAACTTGACCTTAGAACAGGGGCAGCAATAACAAGATTTCAGACTATGAGATTACAACGTTTATTCCCAGAAAAAATTGCTGATAAGCTAATCTCTTATGGAAGTTGTCAGATACCTACGTTAGGTTTTGTCGCGGAGAGATATAAGGAAATAGAAGCCTTCGTTTCAGAACCATTTTGGAAATTAAGAG ttttacatACGATCGGGGACCTCACAGTAGACTTCCTTTGGGCGCGAAATAGATTGTTTGATAAAGTTGCTTGCGAAGATTACCTCTTACTTTGTTTAGCTGATCCGAAAGCGAAAGTTATAGATgtaataactaaaattaaacataaatggCGACCGACTCCATTAGATACTGTAGAGATGGAAAAACTGAGTTCGcgtaaacttaaaatttcagcTAAAGAAACAATGACTATAGCAGAAAAATTGTATTCCAAGGGTATAATCAGTTATCCACGCACTGAAACTAATCAATTTTCGAAGGATATAGATTTAcg TTCTTTGATAGAACAATTTACTGCACACCCAGACTGGGGAACTTTTGCACAACGTGTAAACGAATGGGGGCCTAATCCACGAAATGGTAACAAGAGTGATCAGGCTCATCCACCGATTCATCCTACAAAGCTGGTAACAG ATCTGCACGGTAATGATGCACGAATATATGAGTTAATATGTCGACATTTTCTGGCTTGTGTTAGTAAAGATGCAGTTGGTTCGGAAACTGTCGTTAATATCAGTGTAGCCGGTGAAATGTTTACTGCGACTGGTCTCTGCATTCACGAACGAAACTATTTAGacatatatatttacgaaaaatggaatgcaaaacaaatacacaaatatgAACGAG GACAATTATTTGAACCCACTGAAATATCAATGCAAGAAGGAGCCACTACTGCTCCTCCACTATTAACGGAGGCTGATTTAATTGCTTTAATGGAAAAACATGGCATTGGAACCGATGCCACTCATGCTGAACATATAAATACAATCAAAGAAAGAG gATACATTGGTGTGGTAGACAAAGGTTGTCTTGTTCCCGGCGTAATAGGAATGGGTTTATATGAAGGATATGATGCCATGAATTTAACATTAGCTAAACCCATGTTAAGAGCAGAGTTTGAGTCAGACTTAAAAGATGTTTGCACAGGAAAAAAGGATCCTAAGGTGGTCTTAGAtgaacaaattcaaaaatatctcGAAGCATACACACAAATAACAGAAAAAGTTACTTCTATGGACAATAAAATTGCTTTGCG aataaatgaaaatcCTACAACAAATGACAATCGGAAGGATAACAACGTGAAAAATCAATATATTACGAATAATTCCATAACAGAATTGTTTCAATGTCCGAAATGTTCCATGGCTCCGTTGACTTTGCGGCAGAAGAAAAGTAATAAGGGACATTTCATTGGCTGTATGAACTTTCCTGATTGTAAGAATGCTATTTGGTTGCCAGAAGAATGTGTAGAACCAAAAATTTTGCCAGAAAGTTGTCAGCATTGTGGACCAAATGTAAAActgattaaatttaaatttaattctttatactataaaaatatatttaatgcacCTACTGGTTGGTATACTTCATGTTTGCGTTGTGACCAACATCTCCGtgatttgtttaatattaatcTAGAACAAGTAAAGAGTACTGGTGGCATTGTTGGAATTATTGATGATGCTATAACACCTGCGGGTGTACTACCACTGGTCTCTCCTAGAAATCTAAATATCAATAGAGCATCAGAAAGTTCAGTAAATATTCTGAAGAAGAGAAATATGAGTAAACCAAAAGTAGTATCTGGAACTAAAAAAGactctaaaaataaaaacacgaaCATACAAAGTACACATAAAAACATTCGTACGTTTTTTACATCCG CATTAAATAATGAACACTCAAAAAGACTTGAACGACTTGATAATGCAGCTGTTAGTGATGCGGTTTTGGATGAGTTTTTTGGCAGTGATGATGATTTCGATGAAATTATATCTAAAGTTGATATTCAAAACGAAAATAGAGCTAATATGCAGGCTGCGCGCATTGATAGCTTGTTTACCGAAAAAGAAGATTATGTTTTCACAGAAAACTATGCGACTGCAACACGTTATGGAAATAAcattgatttaaattttgacaACAATATCCCTGATTTACAAGATTTTCCATGGGGAACGGGCGAATATAAACGAAGCACAATGAACAAATGCTCAGGATGTAATCAAAAAGCCAAAGA atgtACTGTTAAAAAAGAAGGACCAAATAAGGGCAAGTTGTTTTACGTATGTGCCAAAGCAAACCcatgcaatttttttcaatgggATGACGACGTTGACGTTGCAAGACATACTTGCCTTCATATAGATTCACTACCGAAGTGTCCTTTGCAAATCGAAAGCATCAAATGCAGTTGCGGAATTGCAGTTAGCTC
- the LOC120781400 gene encoding DNA topoisomerase 3-alpha isoform X1, with protein sequence MLRFTKCWAYTNIYRKYSQQINVNMKYLNVAEKNDAAKTIAGLLSNGTSTRREGYSVYNKIYDFETEVSGRKSKMVMTSVSGHLLQLEFVGIYRRWKEVDPQMLFTAPVQKTCQENFQPILRTLEREVRGCNGLIIWTDCDREGENIGYEIIGVCRKVKPCIKVYRAVFSEITKASVRRALNELKEPNKRLSDAVDVRTELDLRTGAAITRFQTMRLQRLFPEKIADKLISYGSCQIPTLGFVAERYKEIEAFVSEPFWKLRVLHTIGDLTVDFLWARNRLFDKVACEDYLLLCLADPKAKVIDVITKIKHKWRPTPLDTVEMEKLSSRKLKISAKETMTIAEKLYSKGIISYPRTETNQFSKDIDLRSLIEQFTAHPDWGTFAQRVNEWGPNPRNGNKSDQAHPPIHPTKLVTDLHGNDARIYELICRHFLACVSKDAVGSETVVNISVAGEMFTATGLCIHERNYLDIYIYEKWNAKQIHKYERGQLFEPTEISMQEGATTAPPLLTEADLIALMEKHGIGTDATHAEHINTIKERGYIGVVDKGCLVPGVIGMGLYEGYDAMNLTLAKPMLRAEFESDLKDVCTGKKDPKVVLDEQIQKYLEAYTQITEKVTSMDNKIALRINENPTTNDNRKDNNVKNQYITNNSITELFQCPKCSMAPLTLRQKKSNKGHFIGCMNFPDCKNAIWLPEECVEPKILPESCQHCGPNVKLIKFKFNSLYYKNIFNAPTGWYTSCLRCDQHLRDLFNINLEQVKSTGGIVGIIDDAITPAGVLPLVSPRNLNINRASESSVNILKKRNMSKPKVVSGTKKDSKNKNTNIQSTHKNIRTFFTSALNNEHSKRLERLDNAAVSDAVLDEFFGSDDDFDEIISKVDIQNENRANMQAARIDSLFTEKEDYVFTENYATATRYGNNIDLNFDNNIPDLQDFPWGTGEYKRSTMNKCSGCNQKAKECTVKKEGPNKGKLFYVCAKANPCNFFQWDDDVDVARHTCLHIDSLPKCPLQIESIKCSCGIAVSSLIVRKEGPNKSREFYTCSKRDASCGFFKWKDEALRQGAMDESSQGVQCSGYRTTKDFAQKRKCGLCRQEGHTRLKCPRKSELQN encoded by the exons ATGCTAAGGTTTACTAAATGTTGGGCGTATACTAACATTTACCGTAAGTATAGTCAACAAATAAATGTTAATATGAAGTACTTAAATGTAGCCGAGAAAAACGATGCAGCAAAAACAATCGCCGGCCTTTTGTCGAATGGAACCTCCACTAGA CGGGAAGGGTATTCtgtttataacaaaatatatgatTTCGAAACGGAAGTAAGTGGGCGAAAAAGTAAAATGGTAATGACCTCGGTTTCTGGCCATCTATTGCAATTAGAATTTGTTGGAATATATCGTCGATGGAAGGAAGTAGATCCCCAAATGTTATTTACAGCACCAGTACAAAAAACATGCCAAGAAAATTTCCAACCAATTCTAAGGACATTAGAAAGAGAAGTCCGGGGCTGTAATGGACTCATAATTTGGACAGATTGTGATAGGGAAGGAGAAAATATAGGATATGAAATAATAGGCGTTTGTCGCAAGGTGAAACCATGCATCAAAGTATATAGAGCAGTTTTCTCAGAGATTACCAAAGCTTCCGTTCGCCGTGCTCTTAACGAATTAAAAGAACCTAATAAGAGATTAAGCGACGCTGTGGATGTAAGAACGGAACTTGACCTTAGAACAGGGGCAGCAATAACAAGATTTCAGACTATGAGATTACAACGTTTATTCCCAGAAAAAATTGCTGATAAGCTAATCTCTTATGGAAGTTGTCAGATACCTACGTTAGGTTTTGTCGCGGAGAGATATAAGGAAATAGAAGCCTTCGTTTCAGAACCATTTTGGAAATTAAGAG ttttacatACGATCGGGGACCTCACAGTAGACTTCCTTTGGGCGCGAAATAGATTGTTTGATAAAGTTGCTTGCGAAGATTACCTCTTACTTTGTTTAGCTGATCCGAAAGCGAAAGTTATAGATgtaataactaaaattaaacataaatggCGACCGACTCCATTAGATACTGTAGAGATGGAAAAACTGAGTTCGcgtaaacttaaaatttcagcTAAAGAAACAATGACTATAGCAGAAAAATTGTATTCCAAGGGTATAATCAGTTATCCACGCACTGAAACTAATCAATTTTCGAAGGATATAGATTTAcg TTCTTTGATAGAACAATTTACTGCACACCCAGACTGGGGAACTTTTGCACAACGTGTAAACGAATGGGGGCCTAATCCACGAAATGGTAACAAGAGTGATCAGGCTCATCCACCGATTCATCCTACAAAGCTGGTAACAG ATCTGCACGGTAATGATGCACGAATATATGAGTTAATATGTCGACATTTTCTGGCTTGTGTTAGTAAAGATGCAGTTGGTTCGGAAACTGTCGTTAATATCAGTGTAGCCGGTGAAATGTTTACTGCGACTGGTCTCTGCATTCACGAACGAAACTATTTAGacatatatatttacgaaaaatggaatgcaaaacaaatacacaaatatgAACGAG GACAATTATTTGAACCCACTGAAATATCAATGCAAGAAGGAGCCACTACTGCTCCTCCACTATTAACGGAGGCTGATTTAATTGCTTTAATGGAAAAACATGGCATTGGAACCGATGCCACTCATGCTGAACATATAAATACAATCAAAGAAAGAG gATACATTGGTGTGGTAGACAAAGGTTGTCTTGTTCCCGGCGTAATAGGAATGGGTTTATATGAAGGATATGATGCCATGAATTTAACATTAGCTAAACCCATGTTAAGAGCAGAGTTTGAGTCAGACTTAAAAGATGTTTGCACAGGAAAAAAGGATCCTAAGGTGGTCTTAGAtgaacaaattcaaaaatatctcGAAGCATACACACAAATAACAGAAAAAGTTACTTCTATGGACAATAAAATTGCTTTGCG aataaatgaaaatcCTACAACAAATGACAATCGGAAGGATAACAACGTGAAAAATCAATATATTACGAATAATTCCATAACAGAATTGTTTCAATGTCCGAAATGTTCCATGGCTCCGTTGACTTTGCGGCAGAAGAAAAGTAATAAGGGACATTTCATTGGCTGTATGAACTTTCCTGATTGTAAGAATGCTATTTGGTTGCCAGAAGAATGTGTAGAACCAAAAATTTTGCCAGAAAGTTGTCAGCATTGTGGACCAAATGTAAAActgattaaatttaaatttaattctttatactataaaaatatatttaatgcacCTACTGGTTGGTATACTTCATGTTTGCGTTGTGACCAACATCTCCGtgatttgtttaatattaatcTAGAACAAGTAAAGAGTACTGGTGGCATTGTTGGAATTATTGATGATGCTATAACACCTGCGGGTGTACTACCACTGGTCTCTCCTAGAAATCTAAATATCAATAGAGCATCAGAAAGTTCAGTAAATATTCTGAAGAAGAGAAATATGAGTAAACCAAAAGTAGTATCTGGAACTAAAAAAGactctaaaaataaaaacacgaaCATACAAAGTACACATAAAAACATTCGTACGTTTTTTACATCCG CATTAAATAATGAACACTCAAAAAGACTTGAACGACTTGATAATGCAGCTGTTAGTGATGCGGTTTTGGATGAGTTTTTTGGCAGTGATGATGATTTCGATGAAATTATATCTAAAGTTGATATTCAAAACGAAAATAGAGCTAATATGCAGGCTGCGCGCATTGATAGCTTGTTTACCGAAAAAGAAGATTATGTTTTCACAGAAAACTATGCGACTGCAACACGTTATGGAAATAAcattgatttaaattttgacaACAATATCCCTGATTTACAAGATTTTCCATGGGGAACGGGCGAATATAAACGAAGCACAATGAACAAATGCTCAGGATGTAATCAAAAAGCCAAAGA atgtACTGTTAAAAAAGAAGGACCAAATAAGGGCAAGTTGTTTTACGTATGTGCCAAAGCAAACCcatgcaatttttttcaatgggATGACGACGTTGACGTTGCAAGACATACTTGCCTTCATATAGATTCACTACCGAAGTGTCCTTTGCAAATCGAAAGCATCAAATGCAGTTGCGGAATTGCAGTTAGCTC